The Verrucomicrobiota bacterium genomic interval GCGCCCGGCCACGTGGCGCGGTTGCCGGACCGACGACGTGTTGGATTACGCCGGGGTCAGCCACCCATCCGGTTACGTGGAATTCATCGGAGCCTGCAGTTCCGTACCGGCGGACCGGCGCGAACCGCACGTGGGGTTGGTTTCCATCGATCACCTGCGATCGCATCCTTTTTTGCTGGGGTGGTCGATTGATGGCGTGCCGCTGGACGCGGCCCAAGGTGCACCCTTGGCGGCGCTGATCGCCACTGAAGGCGGTTACCAGCGCGTCCGGTGGTTACACCGCATCAATCTGCTTGTGCACCCACCCTTGTGGATCGTCGGGTGATGCCCCCGTTCCCGCTGGCGGTCCGAACTCGAGGCGAACCCGCACCGTGCTGAGGTCCCCTCTTTCCAAAATGGGCGCACTCGGTTATGATGCGCGCCATGTTTTTTCCCCGGGTTTGGCGGCTGGCCGGCTGCGCCCTTTTCTGGTGGGCTGTTTCTGCACAGGGCGAGGAATTCCGTGCGGCCTGGGTAGCGTCGGTTTATAACCTGAATTTTCCGTCCCGGCCGGGTCTACCCTCGGAGGTACAGCGGGAAGAGATTCGTGCGATTGTTCAAGGAGCCGAGCGGGCAGGCCTCAACGCGCTGATGGTGCAAGTCCGGCCGGAAGGGGACGCCCTTTACGATTCACACCTGGAACCGTGGAGCCGGTACCTGACGGGAACGCAAGGGACGGACCCGGGTTATGATCCGCTGGAGACTTTCATCAGGGAGGGCCGGAAACACGGGATCGCCATCCACGCCTGGATTAATCCGTACCGCGCGGCAGCCAACGCCGCCGCCCCACGGTCTGCCATGCATGAGACCACGACCCTGCGCGCCAGTGTGCGCCGGGTTGGAAATGCGCTCTGGCTCGACCCCGGGGACGCGGAGGTCCGGGAATACCTCGCGAGGGTCGTTCGCGACCTGGTAAGCAATTACGGCGTCGCCGGGGTCGTTCTGGACGATTACTTCTATCCGTACCCGGGCAGGGGTTACGCGCGCGGCACGTTCCCTGATCGCACCAGCTACATGCGCTACCTTGCCCGCGGGGGTTCTCTGGACGTGGCGTCGTGGCGGCGAGCAAATGTCGATGCGCTGATCGAGGACTTGCGTGCCGCAGTCAAATCGGCGAGACCGCAAGCGTCCTTTGGCGTGAGCCCGTTCGGAATTTACACGCCCGGGCGACCCGCCGGCGTGACGGCAGATCTAGACCAGTACCGGGATCTCTACGCGGATCCGGTGAAATGGCTCCGGAAGGGCTGGGTGGATTATCTATCGCCCCAACTTTACTGGCGCGACGGGGGTCCGCAGAGTTACTCGTCGCTCTTGCGCTGGTGGCGAAGTCCTGAGGTGAACCCGCATGGCATTCCCATCCTTCCCAGCATCGCCCTGGAGCGACTCGGTCCGGGATACGGCTGGCCTGCAAGTGAGATCGGGCGGCAATTGGAACTGGAACGCGCGATCAGGCCTCGGGGAGAAGGAGGCTTTATCCTTTGGAACGTCGGGCCGCTGCTGCAGAATCAGAAAGGCGTTGCGGCCATCGTGGCCGAAACGCGCGGGTAAACGGTCACACGGTCACACGGCGGGCACAACGTAAGAATTCACACGGCGAACACGGCGGGCCACGGCGAACACGGCGGGAAGAGGGGGAAAGAGTTCGGAGTTCGGGATTCGGAGCTCGGAGGCGTCGTCGAACCGGGTCCGATCTCCCGCGAGGGTCACGTTCACACGGTGGGAAGACAGAATAATCCGCAGAACACGCAGAGAACGCAGAAAAAAGTCCAAACACTGGACTTGACACTGGCAGGCGGTGCCCATGATGGCGCTCCGAACTCCGAACTCCGAACTCCGAACTCCGAACTCCGAACCCCGAACCCCGAACCCCGAACCCCGAACCCCGAACCCCGAACCCCGAACCCCGAACCCCGAACCCCGAACCCCGAACCCCGAACCCCGATCTCTACTCGACACCCGCTCAGTCATCGGCTGCGCGGAGCAGGTAAGCCGCCGCT includes:
- a CDS encoding molybdopterin-dependent oxidoreductase is translated as MLDPTDLVGIRGNVSGLTNTRSDFVFLPGPASTFPAPERSRIRQVSRRLPEFFSQEPGEPPAVNLAQYRLTVAGMVSRTTQFSLEALRLNFTEHEVVVQGDGGVSGQRRPATWRGCRTDDVLDYAGVSHPSGYVEFIGACSSVPADRREPHVGLVSIDHLRSHPFLLGWSIDGVPLDAAQGAPLAALIATEGGYQRVRWLHRINLLVHPPLWIVG
- a CDS encoding family 10 glycosylhydrolase; the encoded protein is MFFPRVWRLAGCALFWWAVSAQGEEFRAAWVASVYNLNFPSRPGLPSEVQREEIRAIVQGAERAGLNALMVQVRPEGDALYDSHLEPWSRYLTGTQGTDPGYDPLETFIREGRKHGIAIHAWINPYRAAANAAAPRSAMHETTTLRASVRRVGNALWLDPGDAEVREYLARVVRDLVSNYGVAGVVLDDYFYPYPGRGYARGTFPDRTSYMRYLARGGSLDVASWRRANVDALIEDLRAAVKSARPQASFGVSPFGIYTPGRPAGVTADLDQYRDLYADPVKWLRKGWVDYLSPQLYWRDGGPQSYSSLLRWWRSPEVNPHGIPILPSIALERLGPGYGWPASEIGRQLELERAIRPRGEGGFILWNVGPLLQNQKGVAAIVAETRG